The Agrobacterium vitis region TGCGCTTTATCTTGCGTCATTTGGCGCAGGAGAAGCTGCCCGCTCCTTGCCCCCCAAGGCGGGCGAAGCCGAAGTCCGCCGGGTCTCCAGCTGGCGGACTTCGGCTTCTTTGTTATGAGGGAAGATTGGTATTATATCGTTTGATCTCGGACAAAAGTCAGTTGTCAGAAAAAACACCGATCAGATAAAAGGACGGCGCATCATGCCGTCGGGCGTCCAGTTTGCAGCATCTTGAAGACCGGCGCTGTCAAGGATCTCACATCCACGGTCCAGCCAGCGGATTAGGCCACGGGCGGTCAGCTTTTTCAATGTCTTGTTGGTGTGAACGATCGAAAGGCCGAGCGTATCGGCAACATGCACCTGGGTGATTGGCAAATAGGGTTTTTCCGCGTCGATAAGCCCAGCCACCCGGCCGCGATCATCCAGGAAAGCAAGCAGATAGGCGGCTCGCTCCACGGCGGTGCGCCGGCCGATGCTGATCAGATGATCGTCCAGCATGCTTTCTTCGCGTGAAGCAATCCAGGTCAGGTCGTAGCCAAGGCCTGGATGTTTTTCAAAGAGGGAAAAAAGCCGTTCTCGCTCGAACACACAGAGCCGCATGGGTGTCAGCGCTTCGACGGAATGGGCCATTTCATCAAAAACCGCGCCCTGCAAACCGATCATGTCGCCCGGAACCACGTAATTCAGAATCTGCCGACGACCATCCTCGAGGATTTTATAGCGAAAACCCCAGCCGGTCAGGGTTGTGTAGAGATGGGCGCTATGGCTGCCTTCAACAAGGATTGTCGTCCCCGCGTCAGCATGAAATTCACCCTTTCGGAACGCACGGACGAATTCGAGTTCGCCGGGTGTAAATTCGCGGAAATGGTCGTTGAGGCGAATGGGGCAGACCAGACAGGCCGTGTGAATTCCGTTCTTGAGCCGATCTCCATGTCTTGCCGGTTCCTCTGGCATTCCGTCTCCTTATAGCAAGTCTCGAAATTGCTCACGCATACGCAACTGACAGGAATTTAAAATATCTCAAACACGCCAGTGGCTTGAGATGTTTGAAAAGAGCCATTTTCGATTGCTCTGCGTATTATTCGCTTATCTTTTCAGTAAAGTATCAGGAGGAACAAATGTTCCTGATTGATGACGGGTGACATGTCTTTTTTAAATGACCCGGAGCGGTGCAGCGTCGATAAGGGCTTTTAAGCAAAAAGGTTAATCAATGACTGAAAAACCGCTGCATGTACTGGTTGCTGAAAAGCAGGCCTTGATCGCGATCGAGATCGAGGTCTTGCTCACGGAAGTGGCAGGCGGCAAGATCACCGTCTGTCTCCCTCGCGATATGCCATTGAGATTGAGCGAAGCCCGCTATGATGTGGTGCTGATCGATGCGACCATTACGGCGGAGCATAACCGTACGCGGTTCGATCTTATTCGGAATCATCATGCCGGGGTGGTGTTTTTGACCTCCTTCGACGAGGTGCCGGGGTTTAGCCAGCCAGAACCTGGCTTTGCACTCCTGACGAAGCCGTTTGACGAGCAGCGGCTCCTGGCTGCGGTATTCGAAGCAGCGACTAATCGAGATCCGATGGGCGCTGGTTTAGAGACAAAGATCGAGGGGAGTGGCGCCGATCAGGGGCCGCACAGATGACAAGCAAATCTCTCCCGGTCGGGGCGACCTGCGCGCCGACCGGGAGATGTCATTATACCGCGAATGCGCGTTTCGTCACCGCAGCGTCATGGGCGTCGGGTCCGAAATCGCCTTCACCGCTCACGCCGAGAATTTCCTGCAGGCGGTTTCGTGCCCGGTTGATCCGGCTCTTGATGGTGCCAACAGCGCACCCGCAAATTTCCGCCGCTTCCTCATAGGCGAAACCGGAAGCCCCTACCAGAATGATGGCTTCGCGCTGGTCGCTCGGCAGTTGATCAAGCGCCTTTTTGAAGTCTTGAAGGTCCAGCGAACCGTATTGCTGAGGATGAACGGCAAGCTGTGAGGTGAAAATGCCGTCGGGGTCGGAGACCTCACGACCGCGCTTGCGCATTTGCGAATAGAATTCATTGCGCAGAATGGTGAACAGCCAGGCTTTCATATTGGTGCCCGGTTCGAAGTGATCCTGCTTTGCCCAGGCTTTCATGATCGTATCCTGGACAAGGTCATCCGCCACGTGGTGCCGTCCGGCCAGCGACACGGCAAACGCGCGTAGATTGGGCAGGGCAGCCAGCATATCTCTCTTGAAGCCGCGATCATCCGATTGCTTTTCAAGGGTCATCGAGCAGTGTCCTTCCTGTCGCACTGTTTCCCTGCATTTTGTTCGGCGGCATCCAGACGCTCAAGCAAGTCCATGAAACGGTCCGGAATCCCTTCCTCCTGGACGGAATCGTAGAATTTCCGGAGCTTGCTGCTGATCGTGCCGTGTGCTTCAGCCGGGATTCCCTCGGTTCCATCCTCTCCTGCGTCACGATGATTATGCTGGTTGTTCATGATGTCTCTGACGGTTGATTTTAATGTCAGGCTTAACGGACCATATCTGAGAAGGTTCCGCTTCTCCCCGCATATTTTTTCTCCGTGTTATCTCTGGCGTCAGACATGAGGTGAGGAGGAAATTATACTGAAATTATAACGCGTTAAATTGAAATGTCGCATATCGCGCACAAGATGTCGAGTGATAGCATTTCATCAAATTAAGGTGAAATGATAACAATCCTCAATTGCCGGCTGTGGCAGACGGTAATCTCTGGAGCCAGACGTTGTGCTGCGCTTGAGGCGGGCAAAAATTTTCCAGAGCTTCCAGTTTGTCGCTGGCGGGTTTGCGACAAAAAGTGACGTCTTGACGAGGCGGGTGGAACTTTAGCCCCAGCTTTTCGTTTCTAAATCAGTTGTTAACGGAGTCCAGATCCATGCTTTATTATTCTCTCGTCTTTCTCGTCGTCGCTCTTATCGCCGCCGCATTGGGTTTTGGTGGTATTGCTGGCGCTTCGGCCGGTATTGCAAAGATCCTGTTCTTTGTCTTCATCGTGCTCTTCCTGATTTCGCTGGTGAGCCGTCTGTTCAGGCGCGCCTGACATCTGCGAACTGGTCATAACGACAGGGCCCGGCCATCGCCGGGCCCTGTTGCGTTTGCTGACCGGAACGGAAAGCAAAACGAGCGTGAAAAACCTCACAAGGCCTTCTCGCTATGCCTTTGGGTGTCCAGGGTCTTATGGATATCTGGAAAAATTCAGAAGCGGTTATTGTCCAAGGCCACAGCCTGAACCTGTTTTTGGGAGCCACCCTGGCTTTTCAGCGCTTGCAGTTCGCCCACGCCCATGATTGAGCGAATACGTGTTTTTCCTGCCAGCAGGCCTGGGGCGACGGGAATACAATCCCCATACATCTTCAGGGCATAGCCTTCCAGACGACGCAATTTCGCCGGTAGATCTGCTCGGCACAGGGTCGCATCGGCATAGTCGATCACTGCGACAGGCCGGTCTATGCAATCCGTTCGTTCGGGATGACAAGCAACAATCACCATTATTGCCGCAAAGCTCATCATGGCCAATCTCCTTACCCTTCAAAAGGGTAACGGCCCGGCTATTCGCTTGTTCCTGATGGGACTGGCGGAAGAAGGGCAACATGGGCATGCTGTGGCTAAAATATCACAATGATCAGCTGCAAGTACCCGGGAAACCCGATGGTTCCCCGGTGCAAGTCGATCTCAGAAGCTGGCTTTGTGCGTAGCTCCGTGAATGAGGTCATGGATATATTGCAGTTTCACCAAGACGGGCGCGGACAGCACAAAGGGGTAGAGATCCGGTTGACCCATGCTGCGGTTGATACTGTTGACGGCGACTGTCAGCGGAACCCATGCGTCGATCAGGGATCTTACACCATCCACTCTATAGGGGTCGAAATCGACTTTAACGGTCAGGTTTTGTTCGTCGATGATAGGACGGGTGCGCAGGCCAAACGCATAGGCCGTTTCCAAGGCATCGACAATATGGATGTAGTGCGCCCAGGTTTCGGCGAAATCTTCCCAGGGGTGGCTGGCGGCGTAGGCGCTGATGAAACTGCCTTCCCAACCCGGAACCGGTCCATTGGCATAATGCCGTTGCAGGGCTTCACCATAATCTTCTTCGTCATTGCCGAAAATTGCCCGGCATTGCGCCAGTTGGTTGCCGTCGCGCACCAGCACATTCCAGTAGTAATGGCCAACTTCGTGGCGGAAATGCCCGATCAGGGTTCGGAACGGTTCGCCCAGGGCCACGCGCCTTGCTTCACGCTCCGCATCGGAACCCTCGGCGATATTCAGGGTGATCAGGCCGGAATCATGGCCGGTCATGACGGGCTGCCCGCCGGTGCGGGCTGAATCATCTTCCAGGAACTCGAATGCCAGCCCGTCCGGGGTCGCTTCGGTGCGCGTGACCAATGGCAGGCCGAAACGCTGGAGCGAATAAAACAACACATGCTTGGCATTCTCGATCTTGCGCCAGTTTTCGAGATTATCGCTGCTGGAGAGATCCGGAATAACCAGATTGTGGCGGCAGGCGAGGCAAAATTCCTCACCGTCCTCCACCAGCCAATTGCAGGCGTCATAGCGCGCATTGGCGCAGAGCCGAATAAAGCCCTGCTGCGACACGCCATCAATCAACGCGGCATTGCTGGAATCAATGGCGATAAACCCGTTATCGGATGGGCGAAAACCCAGTAGAGAATGGCAGGACAAGCATTGGGTGTTGTCGAAGAACACCATGTTTCTGCAATTGGAACAATTAAAGAGGCGCATCAGGGCTCCATGGCTCGCTCCTGCACAATCGCTCGCAACCCGGTATGGTGTCGCGACAGGAGTATGCAGCAGGTTTGAATTGTATCGCAAGCGGACGTGCATCGTTTCCGATGCGCCATATTGCGGCGGGGTGCAGTGTTGCGGCGTGTAAACGCATTCGCATTCAAAAACGCCCGCACGCACAAAGCCCGCGCTTACAAAAGATTGGCAGGAGGAATAGGTTCCCTTGTCAGGGATGCTGCTGCATAATTTTCTCCTTAAATCGGAATCGATTTAAGGAGAAAATTATGCAGCCGATTTAAAGTGTTACAGCGTCCTTTGTGTGTTTTGTAAAACGCACGGCGCTGTAGCATGAAATACAGTTATTCATGCAGTTCGACTGGAAAGGTCAGCTCATAATAGACGCTGTCCTTGTCGAACCGGTGGACGACATGGCCGTTGACGGAGGCGGGTACGACACGTTCGAGCACCGTGCTGCCGAACCGTCCCCTGGCGCGTTCCAGATCCTCGCCGGTCAGCGTTTCAATTGGCTCGTTCCAGGTTACCCTGATTTCCTCGCCATGCCGAGTCCATTGCTGATGACAGGCGACGTCAATTTTCTTGCGTTGGCTGATGAAGTCGCCGTGGCTGACCGCGTTGACAATCAGTTCATGCAGGGCGAGCCCGATATGCAGGGATGCATTGGGTGACAGCAGAACATTGTCACCGGAGACCTGAACGAGATTTGCCGTTTCCGGCACGTATTTTTCCAATTGCTGGCGGACCAGATCCTGGAAATAAGCGCCGCGCCAACTGGAATCGGTAATCAGGTCCTGCGACATCGACAGCGCATGCAGCCTGCCGCGAAACTTCCCCAGAAACTGGTCGAGCGTCCCGGAATAGCGGGCCGTCTGGAAAGCGATGCTTTGAATGATCGCCAGCAGGTTTTTTGACCGATGGCTGACTTCACGCAACAGCGCACGCAACAGCCGTTCGCGGCGCTTTTCCTCGGTCCGGTCCACCAGGATCGTCATCATGCAGACGTCTTCCGGGCTGATGCGGATCATTCGGCAGCGAAATTCAAACACCGTATCGTCGCCTGGCTCCACGCTCAGTTCCGCACCCTGGTCCGCTTCGACCAGTCCGGCTTTCAACTCCCGCAACTGGGCGCCGATTTCGGGTCCGAAAATCGAATCGTCACTGGGTTCTTCGCCATGGGCGAGCGGCCAACGCTGGGGCAGGGATGTAATGCAGATATAGCGTCCGTCCATGTCCTGAAGGGTCAGACTTGCGCCAATATCCAGCAAGGCCGTGATAAAGAACTCACGCAAGGGCCTGTCAGCACGCTGCGGTTCGAACCATGTCAACCGATTTACCAAGTGCTTCTCTCCAGCGGCGGTAGCCCTCTTTCAAGGGCGCGCGGCATCCATGCGCCTGCATAGTTTCACCAACATCGCAATGACGACCCGTTTTATCCGGCGCCTCGTGCTTCGACGCTATCCCCTCGTTGACTGCGAGGCCAAACCGAACCGGTCAAAAATCGCATGGTCCAGCCGTCAGGCATCCTGTTTGGCATGTTCGTTGAAGAACAGTGCCTGGCTGATCAGTGCCTTGACCATATCGGGATTGAACGGCTTGGTGACGAGAAACGCCGGTTCAGGCCGCTCGCCGGTCAGCAAACGTTCCGGGAAGGCGGTAATGAAGATCACTGGCACGGTATCCACCTTCAGGATATCGTTGATGGCGTCGATGCCGGAGCTTCCATCGGCAAGCTGGATGTCGGCAAGCACCATTTTCGGGTTGGTTCGGCCATAAAGCTCCACGGCTTCCTTGTGGGTGCGGGCAATGCCTGTAACGCGATGACCGAGATCTTCCACCATCTGCTCAATATCGAGCGCGATCAGCGGTTCGTCTTCGATAATCATGATGTCGGTCGCCACCTGACGGGAAATTTCGACGGCAGCCTGATTGAACAGACCCCGGAAGTCGCTGTCGCTGACATCAAGCACTTCGGCAGCTTCCTCATAGGTAAAGCCTTCGACTGATATCAGCAGGAAAGCGTGACGCTCACGCGGAGGAACGGCCAAAAGATTAGAAGCGGCCCGTTTTTCCCAGGCAAAAGGCGAGGTCATCGGCCGGATTTCGACATGGGTCGAGCCAAAAATCGTGACAAACAGTTTATAAAGCGAAACCCGATCACTGCTGGCTTCGGGATAGACCGAAAGATCGGCGATCAGAGCCTCCAGAACAGCGGCGACATAGGCGTCGCCCGATGTCTGCGAGCCCGTGACAGCTCGGGCATATCGCCTCAAATAAGGAATATGAGCAGCGACGCGGGTGGTAAGGGACATTCAGCTTCTCCAGTTTGCACGAATGCAGCATAAACTCGCTAGCAAACGCGGCGATCCAAAAAAAGTTCCAAAATTCGTCCGGCGATTTGCCCGATCCGTGCGGGGTGCCGGTCGATATCGATCCATTCTATCCACTTCATGACCTGCACCTCTATTACGGTGCAAAGAGACCGATGTGTCCTCGCTTCGAAGAGATTGCAATATATCAAATCTGTCAAAGGCTTGAGATATTAGCAAAGGGTATGACTGGTGATCTTCAATGATTTTCGTCTTTATGGGCAAGGCAAACCATTGTCGCGAGACCGGGGAAAGAATGGGGAAGGCGTTAAAATCAGATGATGCTCACGAGTTTATGCTAGCCGATCGGCGAAGTTCAAGACGCAAATTCTGCGACTATGCTTTCCTGCCCAAATCATTGAACGCTTTTCGGTCTGTAGGGGCAAAAAGGTTTTGATTCGATCAACAACCCCTGGATTTCTAGAATTGCTATAGATATCCACAGTGGTTTAAACAAGCAGCGATATTCATTCTGGTGTTCAGGGTCAATGCATCGGATACAGTTGATTTATATGTTCGAATGTTCGGATCTCTATTTGACAAAGATCAAGAAACTAGGCCTGGCATTGTGTTATTATCTCGTTTGTAACTGTCTTGGATACAAAAAATCAGGATTGCTCTTGCTGCGATCTATTTCTTCATAGAATGCGTATCATATACCAAGTCCCCTCTCCAGGCCGCAGGCATTGACATCATGTCCGAAAAAAAGTCCTCGAAATCCGTCAAAGCTCCGGCACATCAGAGCCAGGCTAATGCCATGATCGCGGCACGCTTGAAAACCTATTATGATGAGCTTGTCGAGGAGGGGACCCCGGATCACTTTCTGGACCTGCTCGAGAGGCTCGATGCTGCCGAGCAGTCGGCGAAGTCCAAGTCTGATAAAGCCTAAAACTGGTGTTCATGGCACGCTAGGTGATGGGAAATATAGAAAAAGCGTCATGTGTTTTGCAAGGCACATGACGCTTTTGTCGTTAAAGCGTATCTTTTCGAGAAATCGGCTCGACAAACCGGTTCCAGCTTTTTCTGAAAATGCTGTTAGGAAGCGATAATCGCCCGCAGCATCCACAATGCCTTTTCGTGGAAGGTCAGGCGGGCTGTCAGCATGTCTGATGTAACCAGATCGCCAGCTTCATCGGCAGCCTCACCGACCTCGCGCATCTGACGCACAGCAGCCTCATGGTCGGCGATCAAATCCTTGACCATGTCAATGGCGGCGTGATGCTGGGTCTCGCCAGTCTTTGGTGCGAAATTGCTGCTGCTTTGCAAATTGACCGGGGCAAGATGTCCGAGGGCGCGAATACGCTCAGCAATAATGTCGACGGCGGCAAACAGCGTATTGTAATGCTCTTCCGTCAGTTCGTGGATCGGCTTGAACAGCGGACCAACAACATTCCAGTGATAGACCTGCGTCTTGATCGTCAGGGCATAGGTGGCGGCAAGGATTTTGGAGAGATCCTTGGAGGCCTGTTCGCGGTAGGCGTCTTCAAGTCCGATGCTGATTTTTTCGTCACGGGCTCTGGGCTTCAATACTTCTGCAACTTTGGCCATGAATTTGGTCCTTTCCGTAAAAATCAAGGCGACGAAAAGCCCCGCCGAAACAGGGTTCCGCCGTCGGTTGAGGGTATGACTGCACTTACGAACTGCGACAGGCAAACTGCGACAGGCTTAGCCGTTACTTACGGCCGATCCCCTGGCTGCGTGCAAACAGATAGGCAAGCATGCCGACCGCCGCGACCCCGACGATGGGGTTGACCTTCAGCATTCCGGGCAAGCGTCCCATCAGCCCCATGGTCAGCGGATCGGTCGCTGCCAGCGTCGCGGTTTGAAGAAATGCCCGCCTGCGTGCTTCACGGCGATTGATGATGGAGACGATCGCTAAGGTGATCAGGCCGATCAACACCGCGATGCCTGCAATTACCAGCCCGGCCGGACCGGCACCGATCTCAGCCGCCAGGAAAATCCAGCCGGAAACAATCGCTGCAACGATGGCAATCAGGAAACAAAACCCGGCAATAGCGCCAGCGATAGCGTTGCGCCGGGCTTTGTCGATCCTGGGCTTCACGCCTTCTGCGGCCACCAGTGTCAGACGTGTGAGCAAACCGAACATTGATTAGCGCCGTGACAGCAGGGCGAAAATAAAGCCGAGACCGGCAGCAATCGCCACCGACTGCAACGGTTTTGCCCGAATTTTATCTTCCAGATCCTGTTCCAGCGCAGAAACGCTGCTGCGTGCGGAGCTGATCGCATCCGATGCCTTGTCGCCGACCTGATGCAATGTTGCGCTGCCGAGGGAGGCGAGCGTGCTCGTCAGCGAAGCAACGTCCTGCTTGAGCTGCTCGATCTGCGCTTCGAGTTCCTTGGACCGTGCTTCTGCTTCCAAATCGTTAACGGCTTCATTGATATCGACCATGGACGAACTCCTTCTGGATTTTAAGGCTGCGCAAACCGTTATCCCGTCTGCGGTGCGAACTCTATCAACAAACGTTGCTCAGGCCCAAGGGTTCCATTTTTCAACTATTTTCGGGTCACCCTTCTCGCATGGCATGATGTCAACGGTCGTCTACCGTCGTGCCACATCGGTATAATCGGAACCTTCAAGGTTGCATGACGTTAATCTCATGCTACCATGCTCGGACCGCTGATGTTTGACGGCGGCACGGGCTTCTCGAAATCGCCAATCGGAAGAGGAGACCGCGATGAACTGGAACCGTGTTGAAGGCAATTGGGAACAATTCAAGGGCAAGGCCCAGGCGCAATGGGGCAAGCTGACCGGCGACGACCTGGATGTTATTGCCGGTAATCGCAAACAATTGAGCGGCAAATTGCAGGAACTCTATGGAAAAGGCCAGGATGAGGCCGACCGAGAGATCGACGATTGGGTCAAACGCCACTAATATACCCTAACCGCAGTCTGGCGACATGATGTCGTCTTGCGGGTGCGGCGCTGGAAACCATGATGGTTCTGGCGCCGCTTTTTTATGATCATGCTGGCAGCATATGCAGCAGCGTTTCCAGCCGGTCGGCATCACGGGGAAGTTTATCGCTCCGCAGCCGTGAAATCCGGGGAAAGCGCATGGCGACGCCGGATTTGTGCCGGGTGGACCGGTTCAGCCCTTCAAAGGCCACCTCTACCACGAAACCATGATCCGGCTCGGCGCGAATCGAGCGCACAGGGCCGAACCGGTCGATGGTGTTGTTGCGCACATATTTATCGAGAATTTCCAGCTCCTGGTCGGTAAAGCCGAAATAGGCCTTGCCCACTGGCACCAGTTGGTCGCCGCCCTCAGGCATCTGCATCCAGACCCCGAAGGTAAAATCGGAATAATAGCTGGAGCGCTTGCCATGGCCGCGCTGGGCATACATCAGCACTGCATCGACGTTCAGCGGTTGTTTTTTCCACTTGAACCACGGCCCCTTGGCGCGTCCCGCCTGGTAAATGCTATCGCGGCGCTTGATCATCACCCCTTCGATGACCGGATCGGGCGGTGAGTGCCGCAGGGCGTCCAGCTCGTCCCAACTGGAAAAACCAATCAGCGGCGAGAGATCGAAACGGGTGGCGGGCGCTTTTTCGACAATCTCTGCAAGCAGACCCCGGCGTGCCTCAAAGCCCAGGTTTCGCACATCCTGGTCGCCGGTAAACAGCAGATCATAGGCGCGGATGAAGGCCGGATAATCGCTGAGCATTTTCGTCGTAACGCTCTTGCGGTTCAGACGTTGCTGAAGATCGGAAAAGCTGCGGGTTGGCTGGTTGGAGCGGGCGGTGCCGCCGACCAGCAATTCGCCATCAATCACCCCATCGAAATTAGCCGCTGCAATAATATCGGGAAAAGCTCCGGAAATATCGTCGCCGGAGCGGGAATAGAGGCGGCAGGTGTCTCCGTGGCGCGAAAGCTGCACCCGGATACCGTCCCATTTCCACTCGGCGGCGTAATCGGCGGGATCGAGGCCATCCAGATCTCCATTGCCGACCGGATTGGACAGCATGACGGAATGAAAGATCGCCGGCGTCGCCAGCACAGGCTTGTCGGCGCCGCCCTCAAGCCAGGCAAACAGGCTCACATAGGGCGGCTCCAGCCCATGCCAGAGCGTCTCGATATCACCTACATCCTTGCCCGACATTTCGGCCAGCGCCTGTTTGGCAAGTCGTGCCGAAACCCCGATCCGCAAGCCGCCGGTCGCCAGTTTGAGAAAGGCGAAACGGCCTGACGTGTCGAGTTGGTCGAGCAGATCGCGCACGGCGCCCCGCACTTGAGTGCGGCCAAGCGATTGCATGAGGGCGACGACCTCGCCAAGGCTTGGTTCGGCCATTTCGGCCTTTTCGCCGCGGTCCTGGTCCCAGACCAGCGAAATGGTTTCGGCGAGGTCGCCGACATAGTCATAGGAATAACCGAAGAGGACAGGGTCCATCCGCTCCAGCACCAGTTCTTTCAGCAGGGCTGGCTTGACTGTTTTCAGATCAAGTGTTCCGGCCAGAACGCCCAGCGCATAGCCCCGGTCCGGGTCTGGCACGCCGGCAAAATAATCGGCCAACAGCTTGAGCTTGGCATTGCGGCTCGGGGTCAGGACGAGGCGGTCGAGAAGGGTGGCAAAGGCGCGCATCAATCGCCCTCGTCTTCATAGCCGACCAGATGCAGCGGCTTGGCGGCGATACCGTTCAACTCGCACCAGCGCACCAAAGCCTCTTCGCGTCCATGCGTGACCCAGACGGCACCGGGTTGCAATTCGCGGATCGTCTCGATCAGCTCAGGCCAGTCGCAATGATCGGAAATGACCAGCGGCAATTCGACCCCGCGCTGCTTGGCCCTTTGACGCACCATCATCCAGCCAGAGGCGAAAATCGCCAGCGGATCGTGAAAACGCCGCGCCCAGCGATCGGCAAAAGCCGAAGGCGGACCAATGACGATAGCGCCTTCGAAATGGCTGGAACCGCCGCTTTCCACTGTTGCGGGGCGCAATTCTCCCAGCTCGATGCCCTGGCTCTGGTAATAGTCGCAGAGCTTGGTGAGTGCGCCGTGAATATAGATTGGCTTCTCATAGCCCGCTTGACGGATCAGCGAGATCACCCGCTGCGCTTTGCCCAGCGCATAGGCCCCAACCAGATGGCTGCGCTGCGGAAACTGTTCCAGCGACCGCAAAAGCTTGCCGATTTCCAGTGCCGGATCGGGATGGTGAAAGACCGGCAGCGCAAAGGTTGCCTCAGTGATGAACACATCGCAAGGCACCGGTACGAAAGCCGCACAGGTGGCATCGGGCCGACGTTTGTAATCGCCGGAAACGACGATGCGGGTTCCCGCCCGCTCAATCGAAATCTGCGCCGACCCCAGAACGTGTCCGGCTGGATGAAAACCAATGGCAACGCCGTCCATCATGATGGTTTCGCCAAAATCGATGGCCTGGGACGATCCTGCAAAGTCGGCGCCGTAGCGCAACGCC contains the following coding sequences:
- a CDS encoding Crp/Fnr family transcriptional regulator; this encodes MPEEPARHGDRLKNGIHTACLVCPIRLNDHFREFTPGELEFVRAFRKGEFHADAGTTILVEGSHSAHLYTTLTGWGFRYKILEDGRRQILNYVVPGDMIGLQGAVFDEMAHSVEALTPMRLCVFERERLFSLFEKHPGLGYDLTWIASREESMLDDHLISIGRRTAVERAAYLLAFLDDRGRVAGLIDAEKPYLPITQVHVADTLGLSIVHTNKTLKKLTARGLIRWLDRGCEILDSAGLQDAANWTPDGMMRRPFI
- a CDS encoding RNA polymerase sigma factor; this translates as MTLEKQSDDRGFKRDMLAALPNLRAFAVSLAGRHHVADDLVQDTIMKAWAKQDHFEPGTNMKAWLFTILRNEFYSQMRKRGREVSDPDGIFTSQLAVHPQQYGSLDLQDFKKALDQLPSDQREAIILVGASGFAYEEAAEICGCAVGTIKSRINRARNRLQEILGVSGEGDFGPDAHDAAVTKRAFAV
- a CDS encoding NepR family anti-sigma factor — translated: MNNQHNHRDAGEDGTEGIPAEAHGTISSKLRKFYDSVQEEGIPDRFMDLLERLDAAEQNAGKQCDRKDTAR
- a CDS encoding DUF1328 domain-containing protein yields the protein MLYYSLVFLVVALIAAALGFGGIAGASAGIAKILFFVFIVLFLISLVSRLFRRA
- a CDS encoding zinc-binding metallopeptidase family protein translates to MRLFNCSNCRNMVFFDNTQCLSCHSLLGFRPSDNGFIAIDSSNAALIDGVSQQGFIRLCANARYDACNWLVEDGEEFCLACRHNLVIPDLSSSDNLENWRKIENAKHVLFYSLQRFGLPLVTRTEATPDGLAFEFLEDDSARTGGQPVMTGHDSGLITLNIAEGSDAEREARRVALGEPFRTLIGHFRHEVGHYYWNVLVRDGNQLAQCRAIFGNDEEDYGEALQRHYANGPVPGWEGSFISAYAASHPWEDFAETWAHYIHIVDALETAYAFGLRTRPIIDEQNLTVKVDFDPYRVDGVRSLIDAWVPLTVAVNSINRSMGQPDLYPFVLSAPVLVKLQYIHDLIHGATHKASF
- a CDS encoding sensor histidine kinase, whose product is MVNRLTWFEPQRADRPLREFFITALLDIGASLTLQDMDGRYICITSLPQRWPLAHGEEPSDDSIFGPEIGAQLRELKAGLVEADQGAELSVEPGDDTVFEFRCRMIRISPEDVCMMTILVDRTEEKRRERLLRALLREVSHRSKNLLAIIQSIAFQTARYSGTLDQFLGKFRGRLHALSMSQDLITDSSWRGAYFQDLVRQQLEKYVPETANLVQVSGDNVLLSPNASLHIGLALHELIVNAVSHGDFISQRKKIDVACHQQWTRHGEEIRVTWNEPIETLTGEDLERARGRFGSTVLERVVPASVNGHVVHRFDKDSVYYELTFPVELHE
- a CDS encoding response regulator — translated: MSLTTRVAAHIPYLRRYARAVTGSQTSGDAYVAAVLEALIADLSVYPEASSDRVSLYKLFVTIFGSTHVEIRPMTSPFAWEKRAASNLLAVPPRERHAFLLISVEGFTYEEAAEVLDVSDSDFRGLFNQAAVEISRQVATDIMIIEDEPLIALDIEQMVEDLGHRVTGIARTHKEAVELYGRTNPKMVLADIQLADGSSGIDAINDILKVDTVPVIFITAFPERLLTGERPEPAFLVTKPFNPDMVKALISQALFFNEHAKQDA
- a CDS encoding NepR family anti-sigma factor produces the protein MSEKKSSKSVKAPAHQSQANAMIAARLKTYYDELVEEGTPDHFLDLLERLDAAEQSAKSKSDKA
- a CDS encoding Dps family protein; this encodes MAKVAEVLKPRARDEKISIGLEDAYREQASKDLSKILAATYALTIKTQVYHWNVVGPLFKPIHELTEEHYNTLFAAVDIIAERIRALGHLAPVNLQSSSNFAPKTGETQHHAAIDMVKDLIADHEAAVRQMREVGEAADEAGDLVTSDMLTARLTFHEKALWMLRAIIAS
- a CDS encoding DUF883 family protein, which gives rise to MVDINEAVNDLEAEARSKELEAQIEQLKQDVASLTSTLASLGSATLHQVGDKASDAISSARSSVSALEQDLEDKIRAKPLQSVAIAAGLGFIFALLSRR
- a CDS encoding CsbD family protein; translated protein: MNWNRVEGNWEQFKGKAQAQWGKLTGDDLDVIAGNRKQLSGKLQELYGKGQDEADREIDDWVKRH
- a CDS encoding cisplatin damage response ATP-dependent DNA ligase, with product MRAFATLLDRLVLTPSRNAKLKLLADYFAGVPDPDRGYALGVLAGTLDLKTVKPALLKELVLERMDPVLFGYSYDYVGDLAETISLVWDQDRGEKAEMAEPSLGEVVALMQSLGRTQVRGAVRDLLDQLDTSGRFAFLKLATGGLRIGVSARLAKQALAEMSGKDVGDIETLWHGLEPPYVSLFAWLEGGADKPVLATPAIFHSVMLSNPVGNGDLDGLDPADYAAEWKWDGIRVQLSRHGDTCRLYSRSGDDISGAFPDIIAAANFDGVIDGELLVGGTARSNQPTRSFSDLQQRLNRKSVTTKMLSDYPAFIRAYDLLFTGDQDVRNLGFEARRGLLAEIVEKAPATRFDLSPLIGFSSWDELDALRHSPPDPVIEGVMIKRRDSIYQAGRAKGPWFKWKKQPLNVDAVLMYAQRGHGKRSSYYSDFTFGVWMQMPEGGDQLVPVGKAYFGFTDQELEILDKYVRNNTIDRFGPVRSIRAEPDHGFVVEVAFEGLNRSTRHKSGVAMRFPRISRLRSDKLPRDADRLETLLHMLPA